AGGATATATCTTATCTTCCACTGTGCCGATTCGTCAAGGACTGCGCCGATTGTTCCTGCATCCAAAAGAACGGAATTATCCAGAAGAAATGCAGGTGGATTGAAGTTTGGGAATTCGGCACCTGCTGAGCCCAGAACCTTGAGTTTCATAGGACTATCTCCATCTCCTTCCATGCCCTGAAAAACGCCTCTACAGCTTCTGAATCGAACTGTCTGCCTGCATATTTTTTTAATTCTTCAAAGGCAGACTCGGCACTTAGTGCCTTTCTATAGGGCCTATCTGTGGTCATTGCATCGAATGTATCGGCAACTGCGATTATCCTTGCAGAAAGGGGTATCCCCTCGGCCTTTAGTCCGTCTGGATAGCCTGAGCCATCGTATTTTTCATGATGCCCTCTGACTCCGGGAATAATATCCTTAAGCTGTCTTACATGGTTTAAGATTTCCGAGCCGAAGCGTGGGTGCATGTTCATTGCCTCCTGCTCTTCAGGCTCAAGCCTGTCTTTCTTCAAAAGGACACTATCCCTTATGCCGATTTTTCCAATGTCATGAAGTATTGCCGAAAGCTTGAGACCTTCAAGCTCTGCCTTACTTAGTCCCATTGACCTTCCTATGGCAAGACTATAGTTCATAACCCTCTTTGTATGACCTCCTGTGTAGGGGTCTCTCTTTTCGATTGTCTCTGCGAGGGACTGTGCTGTGCCATAAAATGTCTCTTTTAGCTCTTGATAGAGATTTGCATTTTCTATAGCAACT
This portion of the Nitrospirota bacterium genome encodes:
- a CDS encoding GAF domain-containing protein; its protein translation is MSEESFIKKLRQLNELMELTALINSTLDTHEIRRRAIEAATRLTDAETGSLLLLDKETGELFFEVALGDKGGKLKEIRLKKGQGIAGWVALQGEPVLIRDVQSDPRFFKDADEKSKFVTRDMICVPVSTKERILGVLQVINKNIGQFDEDDMQLITALSNQVAVAIENANLYQELKETFYGTAQSLAETIEKRDPYTGGHTKRVMNYSLAIGRSMGLSKAELEGLKLSAILHDIGKIGIRDSVLLKKDRLEPEEQEAMNMHPRFGSEILNHVRQLKDIIPGVRGHHEKYDGSGYPDGLKAEGIPLSARIIAVADTFDAMTTDRPYRKALSAESAFEELKKYAGRQFDSEAVEAFFRAWKEMEIVL